A stretch of Babesia bigemina genome assembly Bbig001, chromosome : III DNA encodes these proteins:
- a CDS encoding sybindin-like family protein, putative: MAMIALFITNQHGSLIYYKSLNGRDAFSSNDAIRLASTLHGLSTIAPKLCVPNSAQVQTLLPQPKGNGFRPPPERHAGITCIESSSFRLQCYETLTGRDDIGPAVAHLSLGLKICIVCTPQGPSREHVNVILSYVYELYADFVQKCPFHQTDMPVRSELFDDRITAYFAELST; this comes from the exons ATGGCGATGATCGCGCTCTTCATCACCAACCAGCACGGCAGCTTAATTTACTACAAG AGTCTCAACGGCCGTGACGCTTTCTCGTCGAACGATGCCATCCGCCTAGCCAGCACACTGCACGGACTCTCGACCATCGCGCCGAAACTCTGTGTGCCCAATTCAGCGCAAGTGCAAAcgctgctgccgcagccGAAAGGTAACGGTTTCCGCCCTCCCCCTGAGCGCCATGCAGGCATAACGTGCATAGAATCCAGCTCCTTCAGGCTCCAGTGCTACGAGACCCTGACAGGTAGGGATGACATCGGTCCGGCAGTCGCACACCTGTCGTTAGGTCTGAAGATCTGCATAGTGTGCACTCCTCAGGGGCCCTCCAGGGAGCACGTCAACGTCATCCTCAGCTACGTCTACGAGCTGTACGCGGACTTCGTGCAGAAGTGCCCGTTCCACCAGACTGACATGCCCGTGCGTTCAGAGCTATTCGACGACCGCATCACGGCATACTTTGCGGAGCTATCCACCTAA
- a CDS encoding membrane protein, putative, with protein sequence MSWRMFGYACCLMCGFNFVVFQFITAHLKGDPRHVELLPERIPTAHTACLACSIVHLIAMLVSLAYLRGYIKFDPFERPLRFIRSTVGLSPVSGPMRYRKMTENGTVVPESTHDADTDCSDSHYLQ encoded by the coding sequence ATGTCGTGGCGCATGTTCGGCTACGCGTGCTGCCTCATGTGCGGCTTCAACTTCGTGGTGTTCCAGTTCATCACGGCGCACCTCAAGGGCGACCCGCGGCATgtggagctgctgccggAGCGCATCCCGACGGCGCACACCGCCTGCCTCGCCTGCAGCATCGTACACCTTATCGCAATGCTCGTATCGCTGGCGTACCTGCGGGGATACATCAAGTTCGACCCGTTCGAGCGGCCGCTGCGATTCATCAGGTCGACAGTCGGCCTCAGCCCGGTCTCAGGGCCCATGAGGTACCGCAAGATGACGGAAAACGGGACGGTGGTGCCGGAGAGCACGCACGACGCAGACACGGATTGCAGCGATAGCCACTACTTGCAGTAA